ACGAGTTTTTCCACCACCCTGACGACCGCTGGCCGGCCAGTGTCGATGCAGGCTCACTCAGCCGGCAGGCGACCGCTTACGCGGCGCTGATTTCGAGTCTCGCGGGCGCCGTCGGGGCGTCCTGAAGCAGGGAGGCGGCCGGAGAAACGATGGACTTTCGCTTCAGCCCTGAACAAGAGGCTTTTCGGGAGGAGGTGCGCGACTTTCTCCGGCGGACGCTGACGCCGGAGTTCTGGGCAAACCAACGCAAGCATCGCCTTCCCGGCTGGTCGCCGGAATTCTCGCACGCGGTGGCAGAGAGGGGTTGGCTCGGCATCGCGTGGCCGGAGGAGTTTGGCGGCCAGAACCGGAGCATCATCGACCAAATGATCTACCAGGAGGAGATGGCCTACGCGGGCGCTCCGCAGGAGCACCACCGCCGGGCGGTCCAGCAGATTGCGCCCTCTCTGATGATCTTTGGCGACGAGGAGCAGAAGCAGGAGTACCTGCCGCGGATCGCGCGGGCCGAGATCTCCTTCGCAATGGGGCTCTCGGAGCCGAACGCCGGCTCCGACCTCGCCGCGGTGGAGACGCGGGCGGTGCGCGACGGCGATACCTATGTCGTGAGCGGCCGGAAGCGCTTCACCAGCGGCGCTCACTTCTCGGATTTTCTCTGGACCGTCGTGCGGACGGACACGGACGCCCCGAAGCACCGTGGCATCTCGATGCTCATAGTGCCGCTGGACGCGCCGGGGGTGGACATCCGGCCGTTGTACGACATGCAGGGCCGCCGGCCGTTCAACGAGGTCTTCTTGAACGAAGTGCGGGTGCCGATCAAGAACCGCGTCGGCGAGGAGAACCGCGGGTGGTACGTCAACGCGACTACGATGGACTTCGAACGGTCCGGCATCGCCCGCATCGCGAACCTCCGGCGGCTGCTGGACCGCTGCGTGCGCGCCCTGCGCAACGCCGGCGAGGGTACGGGGCAGCAGGCCCGTCATCGGGTAGCGCGCCTGCAACTCGCCGAGTTCGCGACGGCGGTCGAGGTCTCCCGCCTGCTTTCATATCGCGTCGCCTGGATGCAGAGCAACGGCTGGGTGCCGAACTACGAGGTATCGATCCAGAAGGTCCT
This DNA window, taken from Dehalococcoidia bacterium, encodes the following:
- a CDS encoding acyl-CoA dehydrogenase family protein, encoding MDFRFSPEQEAFREEVRDFLRRTLTPEFWANQRKHRLPGWSPEFSHAVAERGWLGIAWPEEFGGQNRSIIDQMIYQEEMAYAGAPQEHHRRAVQQIAPSLMIFGDEEQKQEYLPRIARAEISFAMGLSEPNAGSDLAAVETRAVRDGDTYVVSGRKRFTSGAHFSDFLWTVVRTDTDAPKHRGISMLIVPLDAPGVDIRPLYDMQGRRPFNEVFLNEVRVPIKNRVGEENRGWYVNATTMDFERSGIARIANLRRLLDRCVRALRNAGEGTGQQARHRVARLQLAEFATAVEVSRLLSYRVAWMQSNGWVPNYEVSIQKVLATETDQKIANFILNYHGLYGLLTEGREDVDDLWGPTYLGAVSATIGQGASEIQRNVIATRGLGLPRD